A window from Terriglobales bacterium encodes these proteins:
- a CDS encoding TIGR00730 family Rossman fold protein: protein MDDETLTRAPLAYENKRFLDSPDGRILRILSEYSEPLARFRRERIQDTVVFFGSARFHSRHDAQRSLEVLEKPGSRELAPPSEQQKILQARAAVEMARYYEEARALAYKLTQWASTIPSKRRRFVVTTGGGPGIMEAANQGAREAGGKTIGLNINLPYEQMPNRYISPELNFEFHYFFMRKLWFAYLAKALIVFPGGFGTCDELFEILTLAQTEKLAKKILVVMYGSAYWKSVFNMQAMVDAGTVSASDVNFFRMVDSVEEAFTYLKEGLTKYHLNPPQPHKAPEIAKTRP, encoded by the coding sequence ATGGATGACGAGACCCTCACTCGCGCGCCTCTCGCCTACGAAAACAAGAGGTTCCTCGATTCGCCGGATGGCCGCATCTTGCGCATTCTCTCGGAATACTCGGAGCCGCTGGCGCGCTTTCGCCGCGAGCGGATTCAGGACACCGTCGTTTTCTTTGGCTCGGCGCGGTTTCACAGCCGCCATGATGCACAGCGCAGCCTGGAAGTCCTGGAAAAACCCGGCTCGCGCGAACTCGCACCGCCCTCCGAGCAGCAGAAAATCCTGCAGGCAAGGGCTGCGGTCGAGATGGCGCGATACTACGAGGAGGCGCGGGCGCTGGCTTACAAGTTGACGCAGTGGGCCTCGACGATCCCCTCCAAACGGCGCCGTTTCGTGGTCACCACCGGGGGCGGGCCGGGCATCATGGAGGCGGCCAACCAGGGAGCGCGCGAGGCCGGGGGAAAGACCATCGGTCTCAACATCAATCTGCCCTACGAGCAGATGCCGAACCGCTACATCAGCCCGGAACTGAACTTCGAGTTCCATTACTTCTTCATGCGCAAGTTGTGGTTCGCTTACCTGGCGAAGGCGCTGATCGTTTTTCCCGGCGGTTTTGGCACCTGCGACGAACTATTCGAGATCCTTACCCTTGCGCAGACGGAAAAGCTGGCGAAAAAGATCCTGGTAGTGATGTACGGCAGCGCGTACTGGAAAAGTGTCTTCAACATGCAGGCCATGGTCGATGCCGGAACCGTCTCCGCCAGCGACGTCAACTTCTTCCGGATGGTGGACTCGGTGGAGGAAGCCTTTACCTACTTGAAGGAAGGCTTGACCAAGTACCACCTCAATCCGCCGCAGCCACACAAAGCTCCGGAAATCGCCAAGACCAGGCCGTAG
- a CDS encoding tetratricopeptide repeat protein, whose protein sequence is MALGFGFNKAKVLSAAEKHVQQGKLQNAIGEYEKVAKEDPKDLTVLNTIGDLYARLGQPERATNFFRRVGDAYAADGFTVKAIAMYKKLTKLTPHSLDGLQKLAELYTQQGLYNDARQQYVALADHWMRANDLDGAARVFQKMLELDPENAAMQTKLADLYIRMGKREDAKEIYFRAAESLFQRGAMDAADEALGRILSIDPANTRALLKRGLIAADSGDGAAAIQHLQRIQHLDTNQEALGVLLRAHLQVKDFASCEKIARDLAAEHNDLSGIQALAESLLSSGSIRPSLALYKEFSGQLSHPESLQHALDAALQKVNEDAPSLEIIREMYGQIGDKAHYIETTEQLAHTLVHAGELTRARDLYRELTESEPENPIHQQHYRQVLAKLGEDPAVRTLTSAEGEQAFMVDELQMTAHAVSQEYPEEIAEVIEAALTDSDLLESYNMPAKAVAPLEAVLPKAPRDSRITQRLASLYAAANRFADAANCCDTLHSIYAEAGYGEEAQQYSDLAAKYRERARTAPPMAHAAPASASPAPEVAVQPRAVSVQVEPAVVAPAFQVEPAVVAPAAAAEQEIDISDEWEAQATEPAAEVVREQSAPSVADLLEEIRFYISQGMWNEARVACERCQRIAPGNREVLELEAKVSAALAPVIEVEGPADFGISMETAPAVASMAAPAPAPAPAAKADVLGDFVSDLERSLGSDFVPAAAASSVPAKVVAAPAPAPVVSAPVAQVVAVAIPEEVKEEANTVLTDMFAEFKEDAEAGSTEVEDPETHYNLGVAFREMGLMDEAIGELQKVCLAIDGGAPFSQTMQAYTWLAQCLVDKGVPGASFKWYERALKIATDEHQRMSLHYDLAAAYEASGDRPAALKHFMEVYGSNIDYRDVAERIKALRS, encoded by the coding sequence ATGGCGCTCGGTTTTGGCTTCAACAAGGCGAAGGTCCTCAGCGCGGCGGAAAAGCACGTCCAACAGGGCAAGCTCCAGAACGCCATTGGCGAATACGAAAAGGTCGCCAAGGAAGACCCCAAGGACCTCACCGTACTGAACACTATCGGCGACCTGTACGCGCGGCTGGGACAGCCGGAGCGGGCGACCAACTTCTTTCGCCGGGTGGGTGACGCCTACGCGGCGGATGGCTTCACGGTGAAGGCCATCGCCATGTACAAGAAGCTCACCAAGCTGACGCCCCACTCCCTCGACGGGCTTCAGAAACTGGCTGAGCTCTACACCCAGCAGGGCCTCTATAACGACGCCCGGCAGCAGTACGTGGCGCTCGCCGACCATTGGATGCGGGCCAACGACCTGGACGGGGCCGCCCGCGTCTTTCAGAAAATGCTGGAACTCGATCCGGAAAACGCCGCCATGCAGACCAAGCTGGCCGATCTCTATATCCGGATGGGAAAGCGCGAAGATGCAAAGGAAATTTACTTCCGCGCCGCCGAGTCGCTGTTCCAGCGCGGCGCCATGGACGCCGCCGACGAGGCGCTGGGCCGCATCCTCAGTATCGACCCCGCCAATACTCGCGCGCTGCTCAAGCGCGGACTGATCGCAGCCGACTCGGGCGACGGCGCCGCCGCCATCCAGCACCTGCAACGGATCCAGCATCTCGACACCAATCAGGAAGCGCTCGGCGTGTTGCTGCGCGCGCACTTGCAGGTGAAAGACTTTGCCTCCTGCGAAAAGATCGCGCGTGATCTGGCCGCCGAGCACAACGACCTCAGCGGCATCCAGGCGCTGGCGGAATCGCTGTTGTCGAGCGGCTCGATCCGGCCAAGTCTTGCCCTGTACAAGGAATTCTCCGGGCAACTCAGCCACCCGGAGTCGCTGCAGCACGCGCTGGACGCAGCTCTCCAGAAGGTCAATGAAGACGCGCCTTCGCTGGAAATCATCCGCGAAATGTACGGCCAGATCGGTGACAAGGCGCACTACATCGAAACCACGGAACAATTGGCGCACACCCTGGTCCATGCCGGCGAACTGACACGCGCCCGCGATCTTTATCGCGAACTCACCGAGAGCGAGCCCGAGAATCCCATTCATCAGCAGCACTATCGCCAGGTGCTGGCCAAGCTGGGAGAGGACCCGGCCGTCCGAACGCTCACTTCCGCGGAAGGCGAGCAGGCGTTCATGGTGGATGAGCTGCAGATGACGGCGCACGCCGTGTCGCAGGAATATCCCGAAGAGATCGCGGAAGTGATCGAGGCGGCGCTGACCGATTCCGATCTGCTCGAGTCCTACAACATGCCCGCCAAGGCGGTGGCGCCATTAGAGGCGGTGCTTCCGAAAGCGCCGCGCGATTCCCGAATCACCCAGCGTTTGGCCTCGCTCTACGCGGCCGCCAACCGGTTTGCCGATGCGGCCAACTGTTGCGATACATTGCATTCGATCTACGCGGAAGCCGGTTACGGCGAAGAGGCCCAGCAGTATAGCGACTTGGCCGCAAAGTACCGGGAGCGCGCCCGCACGGCGCCACCGATGGCGCATGCCGCACCCGCTTCGGCCTCCCCGGCCCCCGAGGTGGCGGTCCAGCCGCGCGCGGTTTCGGTTCAAGTCGAGCCCGCAGTAGTGGCGCCTGCGTTTCAAGTCGAGCCCGCAGTAGTGGCGCCTGCGGCCGCCGCGGAGCAGGAAATCGATATCTCGGATGAGTGGGAGGCGCAGGCGACCGAGCCCGCCGCCGAAGTTGTCCGGGAGCAGTCGGCGCCTTCGGTGGCCGACTTGTTAGAAGAGATCCGCTTCTATATCTCGCAGGGGATGTGGAACGAAGCGCGCGTCGCCTGCGAACGCTGCCAGAGGATCGCGCCCGGCAATCGCGAAGTCCTCGAACTGGAGGCGAAGGTTTCCGCCGCGCTCGCGCCGGTGATCGAGGTCGAGGGTCCGGCTGATTTTGGCATCAGCATGGAAACGGCGCCCGCAGTCGCTTCCATGGCTGCACCCGCGCCGGCTCCTGCCCCCGCCGCGAAGGCCGACGTGCTCGGCGACTTTGTCTCCGATCTTGAGCGGTCCCTCGGTTCAGATTTTGTGCCCGCAGCCGCCGCCTCTTCTGTACCGGCGAAAGTAGTCGCGGCGCCGGCGCCAGCCCCGGTCGTGTCCGCACCGGTTGCACAAGTCGTGGCGGTTGCAATTCCAGAGGAAGTCAAGGAAGAGGCGAACACAGTTCTTACCGACATGTTCGCCGAATTCAAGGAAGACGCCGAAGCCGGCTCGACGGAAGTAGAGGACCCGGAAACCCATTACAACCTGGGCGTCGCCTTCCGCGAGATGGGCCTGATGGACGAAGCCATCGGCGAACTGCAAAAGGTGTGCCTCGCCATCGACGGCGGCGCTCCCTTCAGCCAGACCATGCAGGCCTACACCTGGCTGGCGCAGTGCCTGGTCGACAAGGGCGTTCCCGGCGCCAGCTTCAAGTGGTACGAACGAGCGCTCAAAATCGCCACCGACGAGCATCAGCGCATGTCGCTTCATTACGATCTGGCCGCCGCCTACGAGGCCTCCGGCGATCGCCCCGCTGCCCTGAAGCACTTCATGGAGGTTTACGGCAGCAATATTGACTACCGGGATGTCGCCGAGCGCATCAAAGCTCTAAGGTCGTAG
- a CDS encoding P1 family peptidase has product MAKLLGRVFITVALLGSAASQTPAQPRPRLRALGVNVGVIPPGPLNAITDVAGVRVGHATILRGADVRTGVTAILPHAGNLFREKVPGAVFVGNAFGKLAGSTQVNELGEIETPIVLTSTLAVPRVADAVIDYMLSLPGNEDVQSINPLVGETNDGFLNDIRSRPVTPDDLLAAIRSAKGGPVEEGSVGAGTGTVAFGWKGGIGTASRKLPASLGGYTVGVLVQSNFGGVLSIAGAPVGRELGRYEFREQLGTLPHDLIKHPPYSTSTAGNADGSCMIVIATDAPVDARNLKRLAARAIMGMARTGAGGSNGSGDYAIAFSTAPELRVRRGDAEKPRQVVALGNEAMSPLFLAAIEATEEAIYNSLLKATTVTGRGHTVEAIPVERVEEVLKAHGISK; this is encoded by the coding sequence ATGGCCAAGCTTCTTGGTCGAGTTTTCATCACGGTCGCGCTCCTGGGTAGTGCCGCGTCCCAGACGCCGGCACAGCCCCGCCCCCGGCTCCGCGCTCTCGGAGTGAACGTCGGTGTGATTCCGCCGGGACCGCTGAATGCGATCACCGACGTTGCCGGCGTCAGGGTCGGCCATGCCACCATCTTGCGCGGTGCGGACGTGCGCACAGGAGTGACCGCCATTCTGCCCCACGCCGGAAACCTGTTTCGCGAGAAGGTGCCGGGCGCAGTGTTTGTCGGCAACGCCTTTGGCAAGCTTGCCGGTTCCACCCAAGTGAACGAGCTGGGCGAGATCGAGACGCCCATCGTGCTGACCTCCACGCTCGCCGTTCCGCGCGTGGCCGATGCCGTCATTGACTACATGCTTTCGCTGCCCGGAAATGAAGACGTGCAATCCATCAATCCCCTCGTCGGGGAGACTAACGACGGTTTCTTGAACGACATTCGCTCGCGGCCGGTCACGCCTGACGACCTGCTGGCCGCTATCAGGAGCGCGAAAGGCGGCCCGGTCGAGGAGGGGAGCGTCGGCGCGGGCACGGGTACGGTTGCGTTCGGCTGGAAGGGCGGGATCGGAACCGCGTCGCGAAAATTGCCGGCGTCCCTCGGCGGATACACCGTCGGCGTGCTGGTGCAGTCGAACTTCGGCGGCGTGCTGTCCATTGCCGGTGCGCCTGTCGGCCGGGAACTGGGCAGGTACGAGTTTCGGGAGCAACTGGGGACCTTGCCCCACGATTTGATAAAACATCCGCCGTATTCCACTTCGACCGCCGGTAACGCGGATGGCTCCTGCATGATCGTCATAGCCACCGACGCTCCCGTCGACGCGCGCAACCTGAAGCGCCTGGCGGCGCGGGCTATCATGGGCATGGCCCGTACCGGGGCTGGCGGATCCAACGGCAGCGGCGATTATGCGATTGCTTTCTCCACCGCGCCGGAGTTGCGAGTGCGGCGCGGCGATGCGGAGAAACCGCGGCAAGTGGTAGCGCTAGGCAACGAAGCGATGTCCCCACTCTTCCTGGCAGCGATCGAGGCCACCGAGGAGGCGATTTACAACTCATTGCTCAAGGCAACGACCGTCACCGGACGCGGTCATACCGTCGAAGCGATTCCGGTGGAGCGGGTGGAGGAGGTCCTCAAGGCGCACGGAATTAGCAAATGA